The sequence atttactTTAGCATCATACTCTTTTACGTCACTTTATTATTACTACaactacctacctacctactactactactactactactactacttttattattattaataatattattattattactattattgttatttttattatctttactgcttctataattattatttgtggtaacatttatttattttttattcctattttattttCTTACGATTTTATAATTAACGAACCACCGTTATTGTTAGCCATGAAAGATGTATCAGGTTGCAAAACAACATGTTTTTGGCTCTTCTTTTATAGAGCAATTGTAGGCTTGACTGGCTTCATGACACATTAAAAGCATTATATAAAATGAGACATAATGAACGAGTTAACTGATGTTTCAGATGCGTGAAAGCttaacagtatttttatttaattcaatatttgcataatgTAGTATATGCAAGTGCCGTACAGAAAACACGTGCTGCTGAATTTCTCTTGACTTACATGATGTGCTCTgtccatatttatttatttaaagtaataCTATGCATGAAATGATTCGACAAGTACTATAAGACTGTAAAGTTTATATCGTAATAGTATTGAGTTAACtgtttacttaattttttttttgtttgtgttgggtttaacgccgtttttcaacagtatttcagccatgtaacggcgggcttTCTTAATTTACTTATAATTCAGTTAGATTATAAGTTACATGTATATACGTTTAGCGAACATCAATTGATACAAATTTGAATTATTATAATTCGATTTACAAAAACTTccaaaaaaatcatcaaataaaataatattacacatTAGATTAGACCCCTTATCCTCTAAAAGACAATTAGACAATTATATAcggtaaatgaaaaaaaaaagagaaagaaacagTTAGAAACTGagataaaattacatttcttaaGTAATAGACGCCCagaaagtattataaaaactAAATTGCTTTATCTACTGGACAATGTCAcgaatttcttttatataaaaagaaagaagaaatgctttaaaattctacaacttaGACCTAAATCGCTCAACGTTGTAATATCGTATGCCATAAACAAACACTCACTACATAGAAAGAAAAGACGAAAACAGGATTCAAAGTGCaatttaagatgaaagaaatagATCATGCAATACATTGCAAATGTTACTTTATAAGGTATAGAACAGTCTTTAAATacaattactttgcataaatacaattgtatgaacaagaaaaaataaatttatcatttgGGTTGATTTACCAATGTTATGGTCTGTGTTACGGATTTCTTAAGCGGAAATGAAACGCTAACTGTTTCCGAAAACCAAGCATGTCAACATTTACACAATAAGGGATatatacctgttttttttttgtttacgaaCAATTACTTCTGCCCTTGACTTCGAAACAACTTTCATCTACACATTTATGTGTATTCTCGGTAAAGGTAATACACCTGCCCTAAACGTTGTTACAGTATCCATACATATTCAAGGGATAAAACAACTGCATATAAACTTGACTACGAAACAACTCTAGCCTACACGTTTGTGCTTGATTAACTTGATACTACTTCTGGGAATTGTATCAGTTATCATCCATTTCTTTGAATGCATTAGAACAttaattttctgttatttctaagaCTGTAATACCTCTGACATTCCAAATATGTTTCATTTGTTCCTGTCCCATGTCATACAGCCAACTGTTCACTGACATCCGACGGGCTTTCATTAGATAAAACGTCCATTGTATTATATCTTCATAACCGAATATTAAAATCCTCCATAAATTCGTGACAGTCTTTATGCAAACTGATGAATTCATTGCAAATTGAATTCAGATTTGGTCCACTCTTGAAATGGTTAAGACATTACCTGTTTCCTTCGTTTATGTTTtatcattcttattttttttttcagaacacaATCTATCTCCTTCAAAACCGTAAGGGACATGATATGGGTTTGCAGCGTATCAATTCTGTATGAAATGCTAAATGTTGTTTCAATGTTGCAGCTAATCCTCctgaaatttttgttaaaattcatttaatcatttataaTTATGTCGAATCATGTTACAAATAGCAGTAGTGAGAAGAAATATGAAGCTTAGAATTATGATTGcttgtcatttttgttttcaatatctgGTAAACAAATTcaactttttacaaattttgtcagGAGTTAGTCAATTGTTAaacttaaaaataacattaaaaccaCATTTCTGTTTTGTAATTAAGATAAAAGACAATGCTGTATACAGGTTGTCATGGGATGTTGCAAAATTATGAgcaaataagataaaatttacctgTCATATGCATGCTACGTAATAAAAGACAAAAGATCACAACGTGCTTTTTGCAATGTGTTTTTCAGATCAATTCTTTATTTCATCTCTAGCATTTTACAAATGTAGGCATGCGCAGGTTGCgacttatcaaaataaaaaaagaaatatttgttccaACAACTTCAACAACTGactgaaacataaaatttaatattatagTATAAAGTCTGTAATTACATTAATCTTTTAATCACGAAACGAAATAACCGCGAAATGAATTGCGCAAGCGCTAGATTTACCCAGCTGCACATGCGTGGTGGAAACTGTCGTTTTGATACGCTGACTTTGATTGGTAACGAAGGAGTGCTCTTCCTACCGGTGGCAATTGGATAAGGCAAAAATATTTCGTATGAAATCTTTGTTTGAGTAGAGTTTGTTTGGACTTGTTCCTCTACAATGTAATGTGCTTAGTAACAGTAATGTTTCCATAAATATTTTGATCTGTTTCAAATCAAGCCATGGAAACAGCCGGGAACTGCTACTATATAAGGGCATATAACACACTGCAAGAGCCCAGAGCCACGGTCGTAGCTACCATAGGGTTAGGCAGACATTCTCCAGATTGCTGATAAAATCTTAGTAAGAATGATGTTCACTAAAGCTTGGATTGTTGTATTTTTGTGTGGTTCTTCATTGTATACCACAGGTAAGCgatgttttaaatttatatggtATTTGAATATCACTAGAAGAATCACTTATTATACAAATACAGAATTATTcatgaaagtaaaatttaattaatcTGGACAGTGTTAAGTTTGGTACAGGTGAACACTGTAATAGTGTGCTTTAAACAATTCTTCCATTTATTTAAAATCGGGCAACTGCAAACATTAAATGACGCTCGGGCATAGTTTAGAAACAGTTTAGAAAAAAATCCTACttcttaaacagaaaataatattttgttttacacatgaaTTAAGTAAATAAGTAGCGAAAATTCAAAGCTAACATTAATAATTTAGCCTTTTATCACACAAagtatttgtattaaattatacGGTAAAAGATATTAAATTCATGGTTAACAAATGTTACACCAACACAACATAATCTGTATGAAATACAAAGGGATCATGCTAAAATCTTTATCTATTTACTATATTACATTCGCTAGTAAAATTCAGAATTATAGATAGGtatcatttgatatatattattcGTATTTTGTTAGAAAAATATTGGTTTgttttgaactatttaaatgagACCTACTAGTAAATCGGTAAATAAATGTCAACGGATATAGTATCTtctaaattggaaaaaaaataagatgTTACAGTATGAACATATACAGtctatttcatatataataaaaatcttattccAATCCACTATGAAAAGACGCTTCAATTGTTTTTTTCCATGACCATGCACACAAATGTGTTGATGTGATGAGCAGCAGCATCTTTTGAATATTGCGTTTCCTGTAAAACCTTTGTCATTGTTTTATTAATGCAAGCAAAGGAAACGAACAGCTAGTTTAAACAAGATACCTTTcaattgaaaattgttattttttgtaaGAGAAACAAATTGGCCCTGCAATTTCATATAATATCTTTTGAAATAGTATATCTGAAGTCATTATCTGTGAAAGTTGATGTTTTGTGCATTTGtccctttttgtatttttatgcatAATCTAAAACGTCTAGAAAAGGATTTTACACTAAAAGTTAACTCTTTTAGTAAGTATTTTATTCTGTAAagttatatattatgataaaatattttagtttatgATGAGCATAGAATATATTTAACTGAAACAATTTTACACTAGTTCGGAGAATAACGTATATgattcaaatatttctttcaacACAATGTTTCAGTATTTCTTTGAAAGagttaaatgttttattcttAATTATTACAAACATGCATTTGCTTTCCATTTTACTGCGTAACTATACCTTTAAAAGGTCATATTCATTTTCAGATTAAAGCATCTCGTTATGTCAAAATGGTTCCTTTCTTGACTAAAATGGCTTGAGAAAGAATCTGAGTTGTTATATAATCATAATGCAATGTATGGCCatatagtcaaacctgtgttaaagaccacctctaaccagagaccacctggctttaAAGACCATATGTTTGATTTTCCATTTAACATTCACAGTgcattttaacctgtgaataaagaatACATTCCAAGGATGGTCTTTATAGAAAGGTTATTTGCTTTTCCTGCAATGGCAAAATCTATTTGCATCCGTATATCTATTTTATCATTAAGCTTTAGAATTACAGGACAAGCATGttaattttaaacattgtttttcccttgttacctcccatgaacagtctcaatcaaaccaagtcagctattattttgcttgggtGCAATCTATGCTTCGaatagatatttttataaattttattagtaTAACGTTGTTTATCCGTCTAAATGCCTCTTAGCAACAATAGAacaattttacatacaaaagaCAATTGATTTGAACTGAAAGCTTAAGCTTATTGAATTCTTTTTACCGTTTTTGCTCAGACAAACATATGTAAAGGTTACTTCCAGAGTGTTTATTTTAAACTATTAGATCACAACTTGAATAAACACAAATAGGCCTACGTGTACTTGCTGCAAatgttaaacataattttattttcacagatgcaaTTGGTTCGTGGAATACCCCATCCATCTCTGGAAGCGGAACTGGAACCGCTTCAACGCCAATAAATATCAATGAAGATCTGGCTGTCGGTCCCACAGGAACTACAGTCGAAGCCGTTGCTACTAGCGGAACCATTGCAAGCTACGAATTACTAACAACGGGGAGTCCTTTCTCGGTAACCTCACCTGGTGGCATTCTTAACTTAGATTCTGCCCTCGATTATGAAACTACAACCAGCTATACGCTAGAAattaagtaagtttcaaatctatttaCTGCAGTTTCTACCATGATTTTGCATTAATTGCATGTTAAAGTAAACGTATAACATGCATATCTGACATATTAATAATAATGCAAGGCAGACTATGTGATTATAGTATCAATAATGTAATGTAAAACTGTGTATCGAAGCATTTTCCATCAAAGCAAAGGTTGTTCTAAACGCACTTAAATGATAATTCAAAACGACAAAGaaacttttatttacatgtgCCACAGAATGAATTTTGTGGTCCTACTAGTATTTGACCCAGACCTTTTCTAAACTTTAACTCTTTTAAATGTAATACAATTATATATGACTGATTTGTACTTACTTTATCATTAAGTTTTCAAAAAGGAATAGATAAATAAGTCATTGTGTGTTTTGTATGTCTTTCTGTTACTTACAAAACTTTGCCATATACCCTGAagtcccgaaaataagccggttttgaaaataagccggtctcgaaaataagccaccttttcactacaggcaaaaagggctTATAAATAAGCCACACTCAATAATAAGCCGTCCAGTTGTTTGTATCAGTAATACAAATGTAGtatcaaaaaacaaagaaaaatatcaaacagggaatgccacgcaccaaataCGTAGCCACACACCATTTAGgatagcaaaagttaccaacgtgaatatagcagatttatttccacaTGTAATAACAACACAGACATATCTAGGAAAAAAATCCTTAAATCAATGTGCTTATTTTTAAAACCCTGCACTAAttactttaaaaagcaataaaattcctgTCTAAAACACTCCTTTTCACGTCAGCTCACTAATTAACATGACCGGTCTTTTGTcacaatgcagtgtttatcacgtattgtgtaagttattcatacccgtCAGCTGATTAAATCATAGGTATACGTTGATAGgccaaacaaaacattttaatgggtaattatctgttagcatcgaattatttacattaaaaaattgtaacaaattGTACAATGTACCACAGTAGGTATCTCAGAAGTATGAGTACTTGCCGATGTCGACGCTTTTACTAGGTAGAAAAAATATATGGCATCCATACCTTCAGTATTTCGATACTCGAAAATACGCCAGTTTTTAAACCGCtactgaatatatgtactcaaaagtccgccggactcaaaaataagccggtctcgataataagccgCCAAATACctacgaaaatttaaaatcagccgcggcttattttcgggatttaaGGGTATTACAGAATTACCCATATTTTTATCCTATTTTTTCGATATCAGTTAGTCTTAGAATCAAAGCATAACGTCTTCTAACTCATTTATAGTAGATTTTTGccttttaatttctttataataCCATCTGTTTTCGAATTATTCTAGTCATAATAACAAAATATGGAATTAATAGTGTTATGTTCACTGATTGTTAAAGGGCGGCTGACACTGATGCCAATACTGGAATAGCAACTTTTACTATTGCCGTCGGGGACGTAAACGAGGCTCCAACATTCACAGCTACGTCATTTACAGCTTGTGTTGCTGACGCTTCTACAGCAGGtttgattttacataaaatataacacGTTTTGGTATAATTTACTGCTTCCCCAGGGCAGTTATCGAATTGAAACTAAATTAGAGGCAAGCAAGTCAGAACAAAATAAAGTTGGTACAAAACGGTCTGATAAAGCAAATTATGTTTTCAGTGTGTTTGTAACACTTGcattcaatattttgaaatattatagaaACTGTGAAGAAGACAAATGCCTCCATTTGCCTTAGAGTAGTAATCGGCATGTTTTACACTCCCCAAATACCTGTAAacgaaaatttaaaagtaatactTTAAATGTAGGTTTAACGTTTAacagaaacatttttctttggtCATAGGTTATGCATCTAATACAATAAAGAGGAGTAAAAGTACACGTTTGCCAAAACGATTACCTTTGCAATTTCTTGGGGAGGAAATGATTGTAATGAAGTAATTGCATTTCCTCTAATGTAGCTTAATGTGACTTTTTTAACTCAACATAACAAATTAAACAtcaacatatttaaaatttacGAAAGCGTTAAAATACTTTAAGTAGTATGTAGAAAttcgcaataaaatatttatcaaatgggaagatgatgtgtttgaatatttatcttttttatttcaaatgttacaATTTCAGGTCAATCTGTGACGACTCTTACTGCCACTGATCAGGACGCAGGAGATACCATTGCATACAGCGTTAACTGTAAATATATACGTATTTAAACAAGCTTTAACTGAATGTTGTTTTCGTTGGTTTTAACGTAGCATCAATACAATAGTAGGTCAGCTTTCCAGCTTCCCAGCTTTTATTGTAAACGTAAGTTGCCCGCCGTCAGCCTTCCTTAAACCAGCTGAAATTCCTTCATTATATGACATCTACACCCTTTGCTAATCTCCGCTATTATGAATGAATTATGTTATTATATCTGCATATTTTTGAGTGTAATTAATATGCTCTTGAAGGCATCGCATATTGTTAATCTGTGATAAATGTGTTGTTCTTTTAGTTCAATATATAGTTTTATACATTGTTGTGGTCTTGCTCTAAGTCAAGAtataatgattattttaattttattacatgacCTTAAATGTTATAATATCAGCTGAAGACACGACAAAATTAGATTGTATTTTTATTAGTGATGAAACGACGATTGATATTAAAGGCCGGAATCATAGTACGAATACGTTCGATGCTGCTCTTTGTTTGCGTCTGATAGCCATACGATGATTGAGTAGAATCGAGTAAACTTCGCTAAAAGTATATGATAGACATACGTTCACTGTTGCGTCAGTTAATCaagacaccaacttttcatgaattatacccccttttacttagaatttaaggtgaattttgatgcattttcattatatctcagtAATAACTAAatgaaattgattcaaacttaaaatagatgttccacctcatcacccacatcatgtgacacatggtgcataactctgacaccaatttttcatgaattatgccccattttacttagaaattaaggttaattttgatgctttttcactatatatcattctgattggcttagagccaaagggaagtaaccttcttttttcaacttttgtacttAGTTACTTTCCCctaaattccaagaattagtctactttaagaaattctatttttagattttcaatattttaggtattttttctaacttttttattattagtcctatgtaaaatgtaaagacatttttctgtggtaacatgtgtcggtaagactCTTTTTTGTATTCATCTGTAGTACATccctaatattagagatttttatatttaccccaactagtattacttacatgtgacacggaagcccaggatgaagtactccgaAGACGAGTAattttaagtattaagttttctttgcgttttatattattctaagtatttttttttaatttcttctggTTGCCCTTCTGctgtgacaagactgtatggtggggtataagtcactcctgtgacagttctagtttgtttTGCAAGAAATCTCGCATGGTGGAGAATATTATGATTATGATAATCGTCTATCAAATGATGAATAGACACACCTGCCTAGAGTGTTTCTATTCAGGAAGAAAATGCTACTGCgtggaatattttttataaagcttaaaatatgatattgaatatacaaatgtatgtaggtataaaaatgttaatatatgttAATAATTAACAAAGCCACCTGACCTAGCCTGATTAGCAATAGACTGGTTTTCGTTACCATACATATAAATGATTCAATAATTTAAAAGCTATGTAGTTTTAGAGAAAGGACAGGCTTTTGGATATACAGACCAAAAAAATCACTATTTATTCCTctgttcatatttcatatattcaCTTACTTTTTACTTGTCTTGGAAAGACCATTGTATTATATCAACTATAAGAATATGCTTTCGATTATTTTCTGATTATGAATTGAAACACCTTTTCCGATTCGATTCAATTATCGATTATGTTGAGAGTTGATTTCGAAACAATTTATTTTGGTCATTTCAGCTGAACAAACGAACAACCATGACTGTAGTTTATATCACTTTAGCTTCAaatgacaatgattttttttaattacagctTTAGACAGGAACAACCATCACCGTAACTTTTGTAATTTCAGCTGCAGACAGAAACAACCATCACCTTAGCTTTTTCATTTCAGCTTTGGACAAGAACAACCATCACCGTAACTGTTATCATTGCAGCTGCAGGAAGAGCAATCATGACCATTTTGTTACCATACCAGCTTCCGAATGGAGCAACAATGACCATAATCTTTATCGTTTCAGCTGGAGATACGAACAACCACTTCATATTTTCTGGAGCCGAACTTCGAGTCAGTTCAGGAACTACTCTTGACATGTCAACCACAGCAAGCTACACTCTTGTTATTCATGCCACCGACGATGATTCGTCACCATTGATTGGGTCTGCAACATTAACCGTAACAGTGGGTGATTGCAACAGCGCGACAGCTCTTGCTGTTAGTATCATGATGACTCTTATGGCTCTGGTTGTGTCGTTGTATTAAGATTCACGGAAAGCTCATCCAAAAGTTCTAATTCAAAGTACTTTCCTATTCTTTTTACTCAAACATCGTATCACCAAGTGTACCTTTCCCTTGTATGTTCATGTTCTAGAATGGACTAACTTTTTCTTAATCTGAAATTTATGTAAGGATGTAGTGTACGTCACCACCAAGGTAGTTTCGATTATTACGAactgaagaaatatattttacttcgCTTTATATATTTTAGATGCTGAATATCGCATGTCTGTTTGTCTTTGTCCATTCTTCTTAACATTTATACAGGTTTTAAGAACAATACTCTCTAAAGGTAATTCATGTTAAAATAAGAAGGAAAATATACTCATTCAACATTTTACAAGATtattctcgtttttttttttacgctTGTCCGTAAAAATCTACGTAGTTCGTAAATTTATTAGTATGTGCATTAGACTTCtgatataaattaaaatgtacattctGTTTCTATGGTAAAGTATTTCTATTAGTTTGAGCAGATATATGTaacaaaaagcttttttttcgacggcttcagtgccattttcCTTTCCTGCAGAATGGCGTTTGAAACATATATAGTTCTGTTTTTAAATGTAAAGACTACCGCTTATTTCAGTGTGTTGTAATTTGAGAGCACAAATAAGGCCTCATTTTCAAAATCTAGCGTCTCAATAACTTACAAGTCGTTATTCAAA is a genomic window of Mercenaria mercenaria strain notata chromosome 18, MADL_Memer_1, whole genome shotgun sequence containing:
- the LOC123539083 gene encoding cadherin EGF LAG seven-pass G-type receptor 2-like → MMFTKAWIVVFLCGSSLYTTDAIGSWNTPSISGSGTGTASTPININEDLAVGPTGTTVEAVATSGTIASYELLTTGSPFSVTSPGGILNLDSALDYETTTSYTLEIKAADTDANTGIATFTIAVGDVNEAPTFTATSFTACVADASTAGQSVTTLTATDQDAGDTIAYSVNSGDTNNHFIFSGAELRVSSGTTLDMSTTASYTLVIHATDDDSSPLIGSATLTVTVGDCNSATALAVSIMMTLMALVVSLY